The Vibrio gallaecicus genome contains a region encoding:
- a CDS encoding ABC transporter ATP-binding protein: protein MLEAKELGFRVGNKQLLNNFNVSFEPGKIYALVGHNGSGKSTLLKLLAKQQDATSGNVLLESKTVAKWSDKDFAKNIAYLPQHLPATDSLSGKDLVSFGRYPWHGLLGRLSSQDKQYVEEAMELTDTAQYAERLVDTLSGGERQRVWLAMLLAQRTKYLLLDEPLSALDIGHQVEMLTLIKKLSESLNLGVIIVIHDINMAARFCDHIIALHSGELLIEGMVDDVFQESELQSIYGVPMHITQHSAGYPVAMPGDLEPA, encoded by the coding sequence ATGCTAGAAGCAAAGGAACTCGGTTTTAGGGTCGGAAATAAACAACTGTTGAATAACTTTAATGTGTCTTTTGAACCAGGGAAAATTTATGCGCTGGTTGGACATAATGGCTCTGGTAAATCCACTCTACTCAAGCTATTAGCTAAACAGCAAGATGCGACATCCGGAAATGTTTTGTTAGAAAGCAAGACAGTAGCTAAATGGTCAGATAAAGATTTCGCAAAAAACATTGCTTATTTACCCCAACACTTACCTGCAACCGACAGCCTTTCTGGTAAAGACTTAGTGAGTTTTGGTCGCTACCCTTGGCATGGCTTGTTAGGGCGTCTTTCAAGCCAAGATAAACAGTATGTTGAAGAGGCAATGGAGTTAACTGATACCGCTCAATATGCAGAACGCTTGGTTGATACTTTGTCTGGAGGGGAACGTCAAAGAGTATGGTTAGCCATGCTTTTAGCTCAGCGCACCAAATATCTATTACTGGATGAGCCGTTATCAGCATTGGATATAGGTCACCAAGTTGAAATGCTGACATTGATTAAAAAGCTGAGTGAGTCTCTAAACTTAGGTGTGATCATCGTTATCCATGATATCAACATGGCAGCTCGCTTTTGCGACCATATTATCGCGCTGCACAGTGGTGAATTACTGATTGAAGGTATGGTGGATGACGTTTTCCAAGAGTCCGAATTACAGTCGATTTATGGTGTTCCAATGCACATTACTCAGCACTCTGCTGGTTATCCTGTGGCTATGCCGGGTGATTTGGAGCCTGCATGA
- a CDS encoding ABC transporter substrate-binding protein has protein sequence MMLTTFRKSYLYRLFIISALIFTPPALTNELSSVESEEPPRIVSIDWTHTETLLALGATPVAVAQTSDYNAWVKSPEIPSNVPDVGLRTQPNFERIHELKPDRILLSPMFSALEPQLSQIAPVTNIGLYRSGDVDWTMLEKITREIAQIAEKEYQAEQLIAETDAELRVLAASLPKGAPPLLIVQFMDSNHVRVFGQNSLYKASVNKLGLESAWKKETNTWGYSLVGIDQLIGVEGQIVVIEPMPAGTEKHLKKNEFWKYIVKESGYPTIQVPPVWSFGAIPSATRFAHFISSALNQGKTMEQEGTL, from the coding sequence ATGATGTTGACCACTTTTCGAAAGTCTTATCTATATCGTTTATTCATTATTAGCGCACTTATTTTTACGCCACCAGCGTTGACCAATGAACTTTCATCGGTAGAAAGCGAAGAACCTCCACGAATCGTTTCGATTGATTGGACTCATACCGAGACTCTACTGGCGCTGGGGGCAACACCCGTTGCCGTTGCTCAAACGTCCGATTATAACGCTTGGGTTAAATCACCTGAAATTCCAAGTAATGTGCCAGATGTGGGGTTGAGAACACAGCCAAATTTTGAACGTATCCATGAACTTAAGCCTGACCGAATATTACTTTCTCCGATGTTCTCGGCTTTGGAGCCTCAACTAAGCCAAATAGCTCCAGTTACAAATATAGGTTTATATCGCAGTGGTGATGTGGATTGGACGATGTTAGAGAAGATCACTCGTGAAATTGCTCAGATTGCAGAAAAAGAGTACCAAGCTGAGCAGCTTATTGCTGAAACAGATGCAGAGCTAAGGGTGTTGGCTGCTAGTTTACCTAAGGGAGCTCCTCCCTTGCTCATAGTTCAATTCATGGATTCCAACCATGTTCGAGTCTTTGGTCAAAATAGCCTTTATAAAGCGTCCGTCAATAAGCTTGGGCTTGAATCTGCTTGGAAAAAAGAAACCAATACTTGGGGATACAGCTTAGTCGGCATTGATCAATTAATCGGTGTGGAAGGGCAAATTGTTGTTATTGAACCCATGCCAGCAGGAACAGAAAAACACCTCAAAAAGAATGAGTTCTGGAAATACATAGTGAAAGAATCAGGTTATCCGACTATACAGGTACCGCCGGTATGGAGCTTTGGTGCCATTCCTTCAGCTACAAGATTTGCTCACTTCATTTCGTCTGCTTTGAATCAAGGAAAAACGATGGAACAGGAGGGGACACTATGA
- the fhuB gene encoding Fe(3+)-hydroxamate ABC transporter permease FhuB yields the protein MRTITLGMFSLLILSTLVLIGQNLSVSQFGLSQLSSLWAADFSSPESVKLHLSWWPRLFTTLLSGAALAVAGVLMQQVLRNPLASPSTLGVASGSSFSLMLATLYAPWLLEWSYSLVALVGGVATMGLVFVLSWRRALSPTVVIVSGLVVNLYCGAISTVLLMMNQDKLSGLMIWGAGSLIQSGWEDVQYLAPRLTIAVLIAFIFVKPLSLLQLSEQGAKSLGVSLPKLRVVCLGLAVMLTAWVVSAVGIIGFIGLAAPALTRLMGIHRLVPKLLVSMLLGGLLLSLTDLLIQQLPGLMAMFIPTGAATAALGAPLLLWLLPKLSMKSQSQTQTILTRHNEVTPRLSKRTVAFSSLLIVFALIIFSLFSLQTEGWRWLFLTQDWALLEWRLPRLIAAAIAGGMLAVAGTIVQRLSGNPMASPEVIGISSGTALGLIIAILAGFGGSVIGLYTGGLIGAVCTLAIIVLLNQKSGFQPERVLLTGVAITALMNAVQSFVLAGGDPRSYQVLAWLAGSTYYVTEETLFPLMLSSVVFVSLGFICARWLDVLPLGQASAKSLGLNVSRSRVLLLVLVACLTVSATLVVGPLSFIGLMAPHMARLLGFSRAREHLICSSLIGMALMLFSDWLGRQWLYPQEIPAGLVASIIGGMYLMWGLRRY from the coding sequence ATGAGAACCATAACTCTTGGCATGTTTTCACTTTTAATTCTCTCGACTCTAGTTTTGATTGGTCAAAACCTTTCTGTTTCACAATTTGGTTTAAGTCAGCTATCGAGTTTATGGGCAGCTGATTTTAGCTCTCCTGAATCAGTAAAGTTACATTTATCGTGGTGGCCAAGGCTATTCACCACATTATTATCGGGTGCGGCTCTAGCTGTCGCTGGTGTATTGATGCAGCAAGTTTTAAGAAACCCGCTAGCATCACCTTCAACTTTAGGTGTCGCAAGCGGCTCTAGTTTTTCTCTTATGCTCGCAACACTTTATGCGCCTTGGTTATTGGAGTGGTCATACTCACTGGTAGCCCTTGTGGGTGGTGTCGCTACGATGGGGCTAGTATTTGTTTTGTCTTGGCGGCGAGCGCTTTCTCCAACGGTGGTCATTGTTTCTGGCTTAGTCGTGAACCTTTATTGCGGGGCTATCAGTACAGTCTTGCTAATGATGAATCAAGATAAGCTCAGTGGGCTAATGATTTGGGGGGCAGGGTCTCTCATTCAAAGTGGTTGGGAAGACGTTCAATATCTCGCTCCACGCCTAACGATTGCAGTGTTGATTGCCTTTATTTTTGTGAAACCTTTAAGTTTGCTACAACTTTCAGAACAAGGAGCGAAAAGCCTTGGGGTTTCGTTACCTAAATTACGCGTAGTGTGCTTAGGTTTAGCTGTCATGCTAACGGCTTGGGTGGTGAGCGCCGTTGGTATTATTGGGTTTATTGGTTTGGCTGCCCCTGCTCTTACTCGTTTAATGGGTATTCACCGTTTAGTTCCTAAACTGTTAGTGTCAATGTTACTAGGTGGGCTGCTTTTAAGCTTAACTGATCTACTGATTCAACAGCTACCGGGTTTGATGGCAATGTTCATTCCTACTGGTGCAGCAACGGCTGCATTAGGGGCGCCATTATTGTTATGGCTATTGCCAAAGCTCTCGATGAAAAGCCAATCTCAGACACAAACAATTCTTACTCGTCACAATGAAGTGACTCCGCGTTTAAGTAAAAGAACTGTGGCATTTTCAAGCCTTTTGATTGTTTTTGCTCTTATTATATTCAGTCTGTTTTCGTTACAAACTGAAGGGTGGCGTTGGCTGTTTTTAACGCAAGATTGGGCATTGCTAGAATGGCGGTTACCTCGGCTGATTGCAGCCGCAATAGCTGGGGGAATGCTAGCGGTAGCGGGAACAATCGTTCAACGCTTAAGTGGTAATCCGATGGCGAGCCCTGAAGTGATTGGCATCAGCTCAGGAACCGCTTTAGGTTTGATTATTGCTATTTTGGCTGGTTTCGGCGGCAGTGTCATCGGGCTTTATACAGGTGGTTTGATTGGTGCGGTATGTACGCTAGCGATTATTGTCCTACTGAACCAAAAGTCAGGCTTCCAACCAGAGCGAGTGCTGCTGACTGGTGTCGCAATCACTGCGTTAATGAATGCCGTACAAAGCTTTGTATTAGCGGGAGGTGATCCAAGAAGTTATCAAGTATTAGCATGGTTAGCCGGTTCTACTTATTACGTAACTGAAGAGACGCTCTTTCCTTTAATGCTATCTTCTGTTGTCTTCGTTTCTCTAGGGTTTATTTGTGCTCGCTGGCTAGATGTTTTACCACTCGGTCAGGCTAGTGCTAAGTCATTAGGGTTAAATGTTTCACGCTCTCGAGTGCTGCTATTGGTTCTGGTTGCTTGTTTGACGGTGAGTGCCACTTTAGTTGTTGGACCTTTAAGTTTTATTGGTTTGATGGCGCCACACATGGCTAGATTACTAGGTTTTAGCCGGGCAAGAGAGCATTTAATTTGTTCATCTCTCATCGGTATGGCGTTAATGCTATTTTCCGACTGGCTTGGAAGGCAGTGGTTATATCCTCAAGAAATTCCGGCAGGGCTAGTAGCATCGATTATCGGTGGTATGTATTTGATGTGGGGACTAAGGCGATATTAA
- a CDS encoding TonB-dependent siderophore receptor, translating into MRTPTAFAVALAVSSGVLTSGMVQAEEDETVVVLGHQLEDSSVGPDFSYVGLSSRTATKTDVAIGETPRAISIVTREHMDDRASISIADALQYTPSIQANYFGEDNKQDWFVIRGFKQANSGLYQDGTRLYSSGFYSWQIDPFGLERVEILRGPGSALYGQTPPGGVINVVSKRPQFDGGSGQFSAEFGTDDRKQLSLDVNSEVSDKVAFRLQALTRKNGSRVDGVEAERIFIAPSLAYKFTDDTQITLLTSYQKDDSVPYLQFLPMEGTLTSNPNGTISDSTALGNTDWETFEREQLSIGYEFEHHFNDRTYFMQNTRFSQMDINLRQMYYSQYVGDTALAPYDPTRTSIIRQASTEEGTSNAFNIDNRLIHNFKTGVVEHTLLAGIDYQSIDIDSKDYAADPIIGDGNSMLPIPGVGNVPNPIFNVFNPSYSSNVALLNPATFAELDESDRQTTKTKNNQLGLYLQNQMMIADKWAVQLGVRYDDSRNKTHNTTTGAKTKVDNEEWTTNFGVAYLMDSGFTPYASYAQSFNPIIQLDKNGDPAKPERGQQYEVGLKYQPRTFNGYFNIAAFEVSKENLARQVGGQLTQIGEVRNRGVELEAVANVTEALTLIGNVSFIDSEITEDANSNYVGNTPSQIADQLASAWANYRFLNGPLDGLTIGAGARYVGDSYADNLETNKVPSYTLFDATVSYRIEDYKFQVAAKNLADKEYIATCDYYCFYGDRRNVIASITYDW; encoded by the coding sequence ATGCGTACCCCAACGGCGTTCGCAGTTGCTTTAGCGGTATCGTCTGGGGTCTTAACGTCAGGGATGGTTCAAGCTGAAGAAGACGAAACGGTTGTAGTGCTAGGGCATCAACTTGAAGATAGCTCAGTCGGTCCAGATTTTAGTTATGTTGGGTTAAGCAGCCGTACAGCAACAAAAACGGATGTGGCGATTGGAGAAACTCCACGTGCAATCTCTATTGTGACTCGAGAGCATATGGATGATCGTGCCTCGATAAGCATTGCCGATGCTTTGCAATATACGCCAAGTATTCAAGCGAATTACTTTGGTGAAGACAACAAGCAAGATTGGTTTGTTATTCGCGGTTTTAAGCAAGCAAACAGTGGCTTATATCAAGATGGTACTCGTCTGTACTCTTCAGGTTTTTATAGCTGGCAAATAGACCCATTTGGTTTAGAGCGAGTAGAAATTTTACGTGGTCCCGGCTCTGCTCTTTACGGTCAAACACCTCCAGGTGGTGTTATAAATGTTGTCAGCAAACGACCACAGTTTGATGGTGGTTCAGGTCAATTTTCGGCTGAATTTGGTACAGACGATCGCAAGCAGCTCAGTTTAGATGTCAATTCAGAAGTGAGTGATAAAGTTGCATTCAGGCTGCAAGCTTTGACCCGTAAAAATGGTAGCCGTGTCGATGGTGTTGAAGCCGAACGCATTTTTATTGCCCCTTCTTTGGCTTACAAATTCACCGACGATACTCAAATTACCCTGTTAACGAGTTACCAGAAAGACGATTCAGTTCCATACTTGCAGTTCCTACCTATGGAAGGAACCCTGACTTCAAACCCTAATGGCACAATCAGCGATAGCACAGCGCTAGGTAATACTGATTGGGAAACGTTTGAACGTGAACAGTTATCCATTGGTTATGAGTTCGAGCATCACTTTAATGATCGCACTTATTTCATGCAAAACACTCGTTTTAGCCAAATGGATATCAATTTACGCCAAATGTATTACTCGCAATATGTGGGTGACACAGCACTGGCTCCGTATGATCCAACTCGTACTTCTATTATTCGCCAAGCTTCTACGGAAGAAGGAACCTCAAACGCATTCAATATTGATAACCGTTTGATTCATAATTTCAAAACGGGTGTAGTGGAACATACGTTATTAGCGGGTATCGATTATCAAAGTATAGATATCGACAGCAAAGATTACGCCGCTGACCCTATCATAGGTGATGGAAATAGCATGCTGCCTATCCCTGGAGTGGGGAATGTTCCAAATCCTATCTTCAATGTATTTAACCCGTCATACAGCAGTAATGTTGCCCTGTTGAACCCTGCAACTTTTGCCGAGTTGGATGAGTCAGATCGTCAGACAACGAAAACGAAAAATAATCAACTTGGTTTGTACTTACAAAACCAAATGATGATTGCTGATAAATGGGCTGTTCAATTGGGTGTTCGTTACGATGATTCACGTAACAAGACACATAACACTACGACAGGCGCTAAAACCAAAGTCGATAATGAAGAGTGGACGACAAACTTTGGTGTGGCTTACTTAATGGACAGTGGCTTCACGCCTTATGCAAGTTATGCTCAGTCGTTCAATCCCATTATTCAGCTTGATAAAAATGGTGACCCTGCGAAACCAGAACGAGGTCAACAGTACGAAGTCGGTTTGAAATACCAGCCACGTACTTTCAACGGTTATTTCAACATTGCAGCATTTGAAGTATCAAAAGAAAACTTAGCACGCCAAGTGGGTGGCCAATTGACTCAAATTGGTGAAGTTCGTAACCGCGGGGTAGAGCTTGAAGCTGTGGCGAATGTCACTGAAGCCTTAACTCTGATTGGTAACGTATCGTTTATCGATTCGGAAATAACAGAAGATGCTAATAGCAATTACGTAGGCAATACGCCTTCTCAAATTGCTGACCAACTTGCTTCAGCTTGGGCGAACTACCGTTTCCTAAATGGTCCTTTAGACGGGTTAACTATTGGTGCTGGCGCTCGTTATGTCGGTGACTCTTATGCAGATAATCTAGAAACCAATAAAGTGCCTTCTTATACTTTATTTGATGCCACCGTTAGCTACCGAATCGAAGATTACAAATTCCAAGTGGCTGCGAAAAACCTAGCAGACAAAGAATACATCGCAACTTGCGATTACTACTGTTTCTACGGTGACCGCCGAAACGTTATCGCAAGTATCACGTATGACTGGTAA
- a CDS encoding ABC transporter ATP-binding protein/permease codes for MQDNVASESTGISQEHKPEKKSLGILFELIKFIQPYKGRVAAALVALIFTASLTLSVGHGIRILIDQGFTEQSLEDLGSAIQFILLVTVLISIGTFFRFYLVSSVGERVSADIRLAVFNHVITLHPSYFETNGSGDIMSRITTDTTLLQSIIGSSFSMAMRSALMCIGAIIMLFATNIKLTLIVLASVPFILIPILVYGRRVRTLSRKSQDSMADVGSYAGEAIEHIKTVQSYSNEEQEKASFSAEVEKAYEIGRQRVKQRAILISGVIIIVFSAISGMLWVGGSDVINGTMSGGDLGAFVFYAIMVASSLGTISEVLGELQRAAGATERLIEILQVESHIIAPVQNPISLGSDLTQATSTKVGSIKADSNQANSTETNQLTAEVAFEDVTFHYPSRPDQAATEHLALKAEEGKVLALVGPSGAGKTTLFELLQRFYDPQLGRVTLGGVDIRRFEPNELRKQMALVPQQPALFSNDVYHNIRYGSPEATNEQVIEAAKKAHAHEFILNLPEGYDSFLGERGVRLSGGQRQRIAIARAILKDPNILLLDEATSALDSESEHHVQQALEELMRGRTTLIIAHRLSTIKHADQIAVLDQGKLVDVGDHQSLLETCELYQRLVELQFKSMNR; via the coding sequence ATGCAAGACAATGTTGCTTCTGAATCAACAGGTATTAGCCAAGAACATAAACCCGAGAAAAAAAGCTTAGGAATACTGTTTGAATTAATTAAATTCATACAACCTTATAAAGGTCGAGTGGCAGCAGCGTTAGTCGCGTTAATCTTTACCGCAAGTTTAACGCTCTCCGTTGGTCACGGTATTCGCATTCTGATCGACCAAGGTTTTACTGAACAATCATTAGAAGACTTAGGCAGCGCGATTCAATTTATTTTGCTCGTGACCGTTCTCATATCAATAGGCACTTTCTTTCGATTCTATCTAGTTTCATCAGTTGGTGAACGAGTCAGCGCCGACATTAGGCTGGCAGTGTTTAATCATGTGATCACTCTTCATCCTAGCTATTTTGAAACAAATGGCAGCGGCGATATCATGTCTCGGATCACAACCGACACGACCTTACTACAAAGCATCATTGGTTCTTCATTTTCAATGGCAATGCGCAGTGCTTTAATGTGTATTGGCGCCATCATCATGTTGTTTGCCACCAATATTAAGCTGACTCTCATCGTGTTAGCTTCTGTGCCTTTCATTCTGATCCCAATATTGGTTTATGGGCGAAGAGTTCGAACCCTTTCCAGAAAAAGCCAAGATTCAATGGCAGATGTTGGCTCTTATGCTGGCGAAGCGATTGAACACATCAAAACGGTGCAAAGCTATAGTAATGAAGAGCAGGAAAAAGCGTCGTTCTCGGCTGAAGTAGAAAAAGCCTATGAAATTGGGCGTCAACGCGTAAAGCAACGCGCTATCTTGATTTCAGGTGTCATCATCATCGTGTTTAGTGCTATTTCAGGCATGTTATGGGTCGGCGGAAGTGATGTCATTAACGGCACTATGTCTGGTGGTGATCTGGGGGCATTCGTCTTTTACGCAATTATGGTAGCTTCTTCTTTAGGTACTATTTCCGAAGTTTTAGGTGAGCTACAACGCGCTGCTGGGGCAACAGAAAGGCTCATTGAGATACTTCAAGTTGAAAGCCATATTATTGCTCCGGTCCAAAACCCGATATCGCTAGGATCTGACTTGACCCAAGCTACTTCAACAAAAGTTGGTTCAATCAAAGCTGATTCAAACCAAGCAAATTCAACTGAAACTAATCAACTAACAGCAGAAGTTGCCTTTGAAGATGTCACATTCCACTACCCTTCACGTCCCGATCAAGCCGCTACAGAGCATCTCGCTTTAAAAGCAGAAGAAGGAAAAGTGCTAGCATTAGTCGGACCGTCAGGAGCGGGTAAAACAACTCTATTTGAATTACTGCAACGCTTTTATGATCCGCAGCTTGGTCGAGTAACATTAGGTGGGGTCGATATTCGTCGTTTTGAACCAAATGAGCTAAGAAAGCAAATGGCATTAGTGCCACAGCAGCCTGCTTTATTCAGTAACGATGTTTATCACAACATTCGTTATGGCAGCCCTGAAGCAACAAATGAACAAGTGATTGAAGCCGCTAAAAAAGCCCACGCGCATGAGTTTATTCTTAATTTACCAGAAGGTTATGATAGCTTCCTTGGTGAACGAGGAGTCCGACTTTCTGGAGGGCAGCGTCAACGAATTGCGATTGCACGAGCCATTTTGAAGGACCCTAATATCTTACTTTTAGATGAGGCCACCAGCGCACTAGACAGCGAAAGTGAGCACCATGTCCAACAAGCTTTGGAGGAGTTAATGCGCGGCAGAACCACATTGATTATTGCTCACCGCCTGTCGACGATTAAGCATGCGGATCAAATAGCCGTATTGGACCAAGGTAAACTTGTCGATGTAGGAGACCACCAATCACTCCTTGAAACCTGCGAACTTTACCAAAGGTTAGTCGAGCTTCAATTTAAATCGATGAACCGTTAA
- the artP gene encoding arginine ABC transporter ATP-binding protein ArtP, whose protein sequence is MSIQVESINKSYGETQVLHDISFNCESGETLVLLGPSGAGKSSLLRVLNLLETADNGNLHIANESFDFSAEVPEKQGLKLRRKVGMVFQQYNLWPHMTVMENLIEAPTKVAGLDKEEALAQAEKILTTLQLSDKANAWPLQLSGGQQQRVAIARALMMKPDVLLFDEPTAALDPEITNQVVKIIKDLSGTGITQVVVTHEVDFAKKIASHVLYLEKGYIVEHGTSDSFINPQTPEFAEYLTH, encoded by the coding sequence ATGAGTATTCAAGTAGAAAGCATCAACAAATCGTACGGGGAAACACAAGTTCTTCACGACATTAGCTTTAATTGCGAAAGTGGTGAGACTTTAGTGTTACTCGGTCCAAGTGGCGCAGGGAAAAGCTCGTTATTACGCGTATTGAACCTGTTAGAAACTGCAGATAACGGCAATTTACACATTGCAAATGAAAGCTTTGATTTTTCAGCTGAAGTGCCAGAGAAGCAGGGTCTTAAATTACGTCGTAAAGTTGGAATGGTTTTTCAGCAATACAACTTATGGCCGCACATGACTGTAATGGAAAATCTCATTGAAGCCCCGACTAAGGTCGCAGGCTTAGATAAAGAAGAAGCTTTAGCTCAGGCTGAAAAAATCCTGACTACGCTCCAACTTTCAGATAAAGCGAACGCATGGCCATTACAACTTTCTGGAGGTCAGCAGCAACGTGTCGCTATTGCTCGAGCATTAATGATGAAACCAGACGTGTTACTTTTTGATGAACCAACTGCAGCACTTGACCCGGAAATTACCAATCAAGTCGTTAAAATAATTAAAGATTTAAGTGGTACAGGTATCACTCAAGTTGTTGTAACGCACGAAGTTGATTTCGCCAAAAAAATTGCTAGCCATGTTTTGTACCTTGAAAAAGGTTACATCGTTGAACACGGAACGAGCGATTCCTTTATTAATCCGCAAACCCCAGAGTTTGCCGAATATTTAACGCATTAG
- a CDS encoding lysine/arginine/ornithine ABC transporter substrate-binding protein, producing the protein MKKILLASLIGLVSANAAAQDEIKFAMEATYAPFEYMDKNNQIQGFDVDLANALCEEMKAKCTFHNQAFDSLIPALKFKRYDAAISAMDITEARLQQVNFSDAYYDNSAAFISIEGKVVDQAALSGKRVGVQNGSTHQSYLLEQMSGVTAVPYSSYQDAFIDMKNGRIDSVFGDTAVVAEWFKKQDNLTYVGEQVTNQDYFGNGFGIAVNKSNPELVAQLNAALKAVKANGAYEEIFNKYFGK; encoded by the coding sequence ATGAAAAAGATTTTACTAGCTTCACTAATTGGCCTTGTTTCAGCTAATGCAGCCGCTCAAGACGAAATTAAATTCGCAATGGAAGCGACTTATGCTCCGTTCGAATACATGGACAAAAATAACCAAATCCAAGGTTTTGACGTTGACTTAGCCAATGCGCTTTGTGAAGAGATGAAAGCAAAATGTACATTCCATAACCAAGCATTCGATAGCCTAATTCCTGCTCTTAAATTCAAACGTTATGATGCGGCTATCTCGGCAATGGATATTACTGAAGCTCGTTTACAGCAAGTTAACTTCTCAGATGCGTATTACGACAATTCAGCCGCTTTCATTTCAATTGAAGGCAAAGTGGTGGATCAAGCGGCTTTATCAGGCAAGCGTGTAGGTGTTCAAAATGGTTCAACTCACCAAAGTTACCTGCTTGAGCAAATGTCTGGCGTAACAGCCGTGCCTTATTCTAGCTATCAAGATGCATTCATCGATATGAAAAATGGTCGTATTGACTCAGTGTTTGGTGATACAGCCGTGGTTGCAGAATGGTTTAAGAAGCAAGACAACCTAACGTATGTTGGCGAGCAAGTAACTAACCAAGATTATTTTGGTAATGGCTTTGGTATTGCTGTGAACAAAAGTAACCCAGAGTTAGTAGCTCAGCTAAACGCAGCACTTAAAGCTGTGAAAGCGAATGGTGCGTACGAAGAAATCTTTAACAAGTACTTCGGTAAGTAA
- the artQ gene encoding arginine ABC transporter permease ArtQ, with amino-acid sequence MALTGYSLGLVEASWMTIQLAFTSLLVGLVLAVLFAGGEMSRRIAIKWPTTAFVTIVRGLPEILVVLFIYFGSTQVLFMMTGDFIEVSPFLSGVVALSLIFASYASQTIRGALKAVSKGQREAASALGISQARSFFRVVLPQAVRHALPGLTNQWLVLLKDTALVSLIGVTDLLKQAQLTSAATHEAFTWYATAAAIYLIITLITQRAVKVIDGKFAIQGHSSGKGALA; translated from the coding sequence ATGGCATTAACGGGTTACTCTTTAGGGCTCGTAGAAGCAAGTTGGATGACTATTCAGCTTGCCTTCACTAGCTTATTAGTTGGTTTAGTTCTAGCGGTTTTATTTGCTGGGGGCGAGATGTCTCGTCGAATTGCAATAAAATGGCCAACGACTGCTTTCGTAACGATAGTGCGTGGACTGCCTGAAATCTTAGTTGTGCTCTTTATTTACTTCGGTTCAACTCAAGTGCTTTTCATGATGACGGGAGATTTTATTGAAGTTAGCCCGTTTCTTTCTGGTGTAGTGGCGCTGTCTTTAATCTTTGCTTCTTATGCATCTCAAACGATTCGCGGCGCACTTAAAGCCGTTAGCAAAGGTCAAAGAGAAGCCGCGAGTGCTTTAGGTATTTCCCAAGCTCGTTCTTTTTTTAGAGTTGTTCTGCCACAAGCAGTGAGACATGCTTTACCTGGCTTAACCAACCAATGGCTGGTTCTACTTAAAGATACTGCGCTGGTTTCACTGATTGGCGTGACCGATTTACTTAAGCAAGCACAGCTAACATCTGCAGCAACTCATGAAGCATTTACTTGGTATGCAACGGCTGCGGCGATTTACTTGATAATTACTCTGATCACTCAAAGGGCGGTAAAGGTCATTGATGGTAAATTCGCGATTCAAGGACATAGTTCAGGTAAAGGGGCTTTGGCATGA
- the artM gene encoding arginine ABC transporter permease ArtM codes for MNEQHFSQMLEGLVTSLQLTGASLLVGCILSLLMTVTLILRLPVIHWFTRGLITLFTGTPLLVQIFLVYYGPGQFDWIRESFLWAWLSQPWFCAMLALALNTAAYSTLLFRGAFNAIPAGQWEGCRALGMDKVATLKVLLPYALRRAVPAYSNEVILVFKGTSLASTITIMDLMGYAQRINGQTYDTLAVFGVAGAFYLAVNGVLTLIFRQVEKKALAFETV; via the coding sequence ATGAATGAACAACACTTCAGTCAGATGCTTGAAGGTTTGGTGACAAGCCTACAGCTAACAGGAGCTTCATTATTAGTTGGTTGTATCTTGTCATTGCTTATGACGGTAACGCTGATTTTACGTTTACCGGTTATTCATTGGTTTACTCGCGGTTTGATTACTCTATTTACGGGCACTCCGTTACTAGTGCAGATCTTTTTGGTGTATTACGGACCGGGTCAATTTGATTGGATTCGTGAAAGCTTTTTATGGGCTTGGTTAAGCCAACCTTGGTTCTGTGCCATGTTAGCGTTAGCTTTGAACACGGCGGCATACAGTACTTTACTGTTTAGAGGTGCATTTAACGCAATTCCTGCTGGTCAGTGGGAAGGATGCCGAGCATTAGGAATGGATAAAGTAGCGACTCTAAAAGTGTTATTGCCTTATGCATTGCGTCGTGCTGTTCCTGCTTATTCTAATGAAGTAATTTTAGTTTTCAAAGGGACTTCTTTGGCAAGCACGATTACCATTATGGATTTAATGGGGTACGCGCAGCGTATTAATGGCCAAACTTACGATACCTTAGCGGTATTTGGTGTAGCCGGTGCTTTTTACTTAGCGGTAAATGGAGTGTTGACGCTGATTTTCCGTCAAGTAGAAAAGAAAGCTTTAGCTTTTGAAACGGTTTAA